The proteins below come from a single Myxococcus xanthus genomic window:
- a CDS encoding asparaginase: MPRVLLLHTGGTLGMAGGRPSALKPAAFFKTLKARVPELFELADIELELFSNLDSSEMQPELWSRMAAHLHARLPHFDGAVVTHGTDTLAYTASALSFMLRNPPCPVVLTGSQRPLGKIRSDARLNLIDAVLSALHGPREVTICFDSRLYRGNRARKVKVSEYDAFDSPNFPVLGTLGVDTTFEPGLKSRGAFRLYERLDAKVFLLKVYPGLDPALPLQLLPHVRGLVLEAYGAGNFPIAPELGRSLTPLFLQARERGVPVVVVSQAHRNGVDLSLYESGAAALEAGAMGGADMTPSAALVKLMQGLAYHSGSSGALARYIQTPVAGELTVGRPTVAPEAPAGPPATRRPRGE, encoded by the coding sequence ATGCCCAGAGTCCTGCTGCTGCATACCGGGGGTACGCTCGGAATGGCCGGGGGGCGCCCGTCCGCCCTGAAGCCCGCGGCCTTCTTCAAGACGCTCAAGGCCCGCGTGCCGGAGCTGTTCGAGCTGGCCGACATCGAGTTGGAGCTGTTCAGCAACCTGGACAGCTCGGAGATGCAGCCGGAGCTCTGGAGCCGGATGGCCGCGCACCTCCACGCGCGCCTGCCCCACTTCGACGGGGCCGTGGTGACCCATGGCACGGACACGCTCGCCTACACCGCGAGCGCCCTCTCCTTCATGTTGCGCAACCCGCCCTGCCCCGTGGTGTTGACGGGTTCGCAGCGGCCGTTGGGCAAGATTCGCTCAGACGCGCGGCTCAACCTCATCGACGCGGTGCTGTCCGCGCTGCACGGGCCCCGCGAGGTCACCATCTGCTTCGACTCGCGCCTGTACCGAGGCAACCGGGCGCGCAAGGTGAAGGTGTCCGAGTACGACGCCTTCGACAGCCCCAACTTCCCCGTGCTGGGCACCCTGGGCGTGGACACCACCTTCGAGCCGGGCCTCAAGTCCCGCGGGGCCTTCCGCCTCTACGAGCGGTTGGACGCCAAGGTCTTCCTCCTCAAGGTGTACCCGGGGCTGGACCCCGCGCTGCCGCTCCAGTTGCTACCGCACGTCCGGGGACTGGTGCTGGAGGCCTACGGGGCAGGTAACTTCCCCATCGCCCCGGAACTGGGGCGCTCGCTGACGCCCCTCTTCCTCCAGGCGCGCGAGCGGGGCGTCCCCGTGGTGGTGGTGAGCCAGGCGCACCGGAATGGCGTGGACCTTTCCTTGTATGAGTCCGGAGCGGCGGCACTGGAGGCCGGGGCGATGGGCGGCGCGGACATGACGCCGTCGGCGGCCCTGGTGAAGCTGATGCAGGGGCTGGCCTACCACTCCGGCTCGTCTGGGGCCCTGGCGCGCTACATCCAGACCCCGGTGGCCGGAGAATTGACCGTCGGAAGGCCGACAGTCGCTCCGGAGGCCCCCGCCGGCCCCCCCGCCACTCGGCGGCCCCGAGGAGAGTAG
- a CDS encoding DUF4388 domain-containing protein → MTPRFRIDASAQLVPEDRHVPSPLAGRSGTYALMATAPDLLVFSRTPAEGGSIPLPRVVLAGDAGGFPLSDLIAFLSQSRWSGVVRVHSPGGERSVTLREGEVRGASSDDPADRLGEVLVRMGYVERAQVEAALREQPPSKVGRSLVEKGLLKSHDLFKCVTHQVSEIFHAIVLCREGTFFLIDQPVEDKSGHIIQLSTQSLLMDSIRKIDEMAHFRKRISHGRLYVTRKRASDGKLEEDEDRVLGLLDGRRTILELGHAARLSEFDVTKVVFRLLEGGFASVTDKPLMVPGPGVPTPIPQPSERTAQAPARAPARPVVTVDPRPVARVFNFIFREIRDEVAKQGMDREFIAAANAALSGQGLSSSPVLEGLAFAPDGSLPENKLIESFERHRAQLGSEPLATFRQALSDMMFFLLFQAGELLESRADEDLARRVKELLSTLEVS, encoded by the coding sequence ATGACACCCCGCTTCCGCATCGACGCGTCGGCGCAGCTCGTCCCCGAGGACCGGCATGTGCCTTCACCGCTGGCGGGGCGCTCGGGAACGTACGCGCTGATGGCGACGGCGCCCGACCTGCTGGTGTTCTCCCGTACGCCCGCGGAGGGCGGCTCCATTCCGCTGCCGCGCGTGGTGCTTGCGGGGGACGCGGGCGGCTTCCCGCTGTCGGACCTCATCGCCTTCCTCAGCCAGTCGCGCTGGAGCGGCGTGGTGCGCGTGCACTCGCCGGGCGGAGAGCGCTCCGTCACCCTGCGCGAGGGTGAGGTGCGCGGCGCCTCCTCCGACGACCCAGCCGACCGGCTGGGCGAGGTGCTGGTGCGGATGGGCTACGTGGAGCGCGCCCAGGTGGAGGCGGCGCTGCGTGAGCAACCGCCCTCCAAGGTGGGGCGCTCGCTGGTGGAGAAGGGGCTGCTCAAGTCGCACGACCTCTTCAAGTGCGTCACCCACCAGGTGAGCGAAATCTTCCACGCCATCGTCCTGTGCCGGGAGGGGACCTTCTTCCTCATCGACCAGCCGGTGGAGGACAAGTCCGGTCACATCATCCAACTGTCCACGCAGAGCCTGCTGATGGACAGCATCCGGAAGATTGACGAGATGGCGCACTTCCGGAAGCGCATCTCCCACGGCCGGCTGTATGTGACGCGCAAGCGCGCCTCGGACGGCAAGCTGGAGGAGGACGAGGACCGGGTGCTGGGCCTGCTCGACGGCCGACGCACGATTCTGGAGCTGGGGCACGCCGCGCGCCTGTCGGAGTTCGACGTCACCAAGGTGGTCTTCCGCCTGCTGGAGGGCGGCTTCGCCTCGGTGACGGACAAGCCGCTGATGGTTCCTGGCCCGGGCGTCCCGACGCCGATTCCCCAGCCGTCCGAACGCACGGCGCAGGCTCCGGCCCGCGCGCCCGCGCGCCCGGTGGTGACGGTGGATCCGCGCCCGGTGGCCCGCGTCTTCAACTTCATCTTCCGGGAGATTCGCGACGAGGTGGCCAAGCAGGGCATGGATCGCGAGTTCATCGCCGCGGCCAACGCGGCCCTCTCCGGTCAGGGCCTGTCGTCGTCGCCGGTGCTGGAAGGGCTGGCCTTCGCTCCGGATGGCAGCCTCCCGGAGAACAAGCTCATCGAGAGCTTCGAGCGCCACCGCGCGCAGTTGGGCAGTGAGCCCCTGGCGACCTTCAGGCAGGCGCTCAGCGACATGATGTTCTTCCTGCTCTTCCAGGCCGGTGAGTTGCTGGAGTCACGCGCGGACGAGGACCTGGCCCGCCGCGTGAAGGAACTGCTGTCCACGCTCGAGGTATCGTGA
- a CDS encoding DsbA family protein, with protein MLLFCWKRVVPLLAVAVLTAPGCKNPESAAPTGGQSASPAPQASAAPAPAEPAAAPVDPATAVSGIPGMDFSSLSPTAKRELATVFNDEFCYCGCPHTLGACLKSHTPCKHARRMAQLAARRVSEGSPATEVILSLSTYYSAFRDPRAQFKVDDRMCMGPAGAPVTVVEFSDFECPYCAKARPVLEAFAKKHAQQVRFCYLPFPLSMHANAKPAAQAALWARDQGKFWQMHDALFEHQSNLKPDAIAALATSLGLDGAKLAALLKTDAYKEELDGYRSQGRAAGISGTPSVYFNGRALDLSFVEAEMLSHSLEDELEWSANKNAWAAD; from the coding sequence GTGCTCCTTTTCTGCTGGAAGCGTGTCGTTCCCCTGCTGGCCGTCGCGGTCCTGACGGCCCCAGGGTGCAAGAACCCCGAGAGCGCGGCCCCGACGGGGGGGCAGTCGGCGTCGCCCGCCCCGCAAGCTTCCGCCGCTCCGGCCCCGGCCGAGCCCGCCGCCGCGCCCGTGGACCCGGCCACCGCCGTGTCGGGCATCCCGGGCATGGACTTCTCCTCGCTGTCGCCCACGGCGAAGCGGGAGCTGGCCACCGTCTTCAATGACGAGTTCTGCTACTGCGGCTGCCCCCACACGTTGGGCGCCTGTCTGAAGTCGCACACTCCCTGCAAGCACGCCCGGCGCATGGCGCAGCTGGCCGCGCGGAGGGTGTCCGAGGGCAGCCCGGCCACCGAGGTCATCCTCTCCCTGTCGACGTACTACTCCGCCTTCCGCGACCCGCGGGCGCAGTTCAAGGTGGATGACCGGATGTGCATGGGCCCGGCCGGCGCGCCGGTGACGGTGGTGGAGTTCTCCGACTTCGAGTGCCCGTATTGCGCCAAGGCTCGCCCGGTGTTGGAGGCCTTCGCCAAGAAGCACGCGCAGCAGGTGCGCTTCTGCTACCTGCCGTTCCCCCTGTCCATGCACGCCAACGCGAAGCCGGCCGCCCAGGCGGCGCTGTGGGCGAGGGATCAGGGCAAGTTCTGGCAGATGCACGACGCCCTCTTCGAGCACCAGTCCAACCTCAAGCCCGATGCGATTGCCGCCCTGGCGACGTCGCTGGGCCTGGATGGCGCGAAGCTGGCGGCGCTGCTGAAGACGGACGCGTATAAGGAAGAGCTGGACGGCTACCGCAGCCAGGGGCGTGCGGCGGGCATCAGCGGCACGCCCTCCGTGTACTTCAACGGACGTGCGCTGGACCTGTCCTTCGTGGAGGCGGAGATGCTGTCGCACAGCCTGGAAGACGAGCTGGAGTGGTCCGCCAACAAGAACGCCTGGGCGGCTGACTGA